The following are from one region of the Bdellovibrionales bacterium genome:
- a CDS encoding ribonuclease HII produces MDEAGRGCLAGPVYAGAVIVPIDLKIPGLTDSKLLNSEKRSELFEVIQEKCLWSCGIATAQEIERINILQASLLAMKRAVEGLQREAQLILVDGKFKIPGVQFPQEALIKGELRAMPIAAASIVAKVMRDRRLMELAQQYPQYGFEIHKGYATELHRQKIAEHGPCAEHRVTFAGVREHVRLAPSPSPAL; encoded by the coding sequence GTGGATGAGGCGGGTCGCGGGTGTCTGGCGGGACCGGTCTACGCGGGTGCAGTCATCGTTCCCATCGATTTAAAAATTCCTGGTCTGACCGATTCTAAACTTTTAAATTCCGAGAAGCGGAGTGAGCTCTTTGAAGTCATCCAAGAGAAATGCCTGTGGTCCTGCGGGATTGCAACGGCTCAAGAGATCGAAAGGATAAATATCCTGCAAGCCTCCTTGCTCGCGATGAAGCGAGCCGTGGAGGGCTTGCAGCGCGAGGCTCAATTAATTTTGGTCGACGGGAAGTTTAAGATTCCTGGAGTTCAATTCCCGCAAGAAGCTTTGATTAAAGGTGAATTGCGAGCGATGCCGATTGCCGCCGCTTCAATTGTTGCAAAGGTGATGCGCGATCGCAGATTAATGGAACTCGCTCAACAATACCCACAGTATGGTTTCGAAATTCACAAAGGTTATGCAACGGAACTGCATCGCCAGAAAATTGCAGAGCATGGGCCCTGTGCAGAGCATAGAGTCACTTTTGCTGGCGTACGCGAGCACGTCCGCCTCGCACCTTCGCCAAGCCCTGCTTTGTGA